A genomic window from Ischnura elegans chromosome 10, ioIscEleg1.1, whole genome shotgun sequence includes:
- the LOC124166659 gene encoding uncharacterized protein LOC124166659 isoform X1, which translates to MKCEILSGKMGERTLRNSNNISREQEISITEENFAEVASKKIIRILTSASNDSVRAWALKFLRKASMGFSTSDHEPWMESLSAVESSRIILSNCDLANQNLESAYPSMTSALPLILNHPLQFNPFVAAVTCLLTKQIEESQQSSWMLNGRDSRKGAETYCGSNSLKTDLKTFEVPGCPSFDRSVGCVPLKRLIEDDNYCGPSKKRRKSEEPQFLKTDESLRFLKQVWIWVKNGHVQLDVVLLGDVLSLLPECIEEVVISWVREELSSCGRRNTCGNLSNSLSAKTVEVRDVNPCDDDILHSLSILQESPILVAAIASSPRLFQQISSILNQLLIQASECSCSLAPLLSLSKALAHETAKGRAEFYPLQIQPLILLLNEDPNGLANYGYGETISSHITDMFKNLPTEIMIAVLSHFPSWLPFLNFASLL; encoded by the exons atgaaatgtgaaattcTCAGCGGGAAGATGGGGGAGCGAACCCTTCGAAACTCAAACAACATTAGTAGAGAA CAGGAGATCAGTATAACGGAGGAAAATTTTGCAGAAGTTGCTTCTAAGAAAATCATTCGAATACTTACGTCCGCCAGCAATGACAGTGTTCGTGCTTGGGCTCTG AAGTTTCTTCGGAAAGCTTCCATGGGATTTTCAACCAGTGACCATGAACCGTGGATGGAGTCATTAAGCGCAGTTGAATCATCTAGAATCATTCTTTCAAATTGCGACCTTGCAAATCAGAATCTTGAATCGGCCTATCCATCCATGACATCAGCGTTGCCACTTATCTTAAATCATCCTCTTCAATTCAACCCATTCGTCGCAGCAGTGACATGTTTGTTAACAAAGCAAATCGAGGAATCTCAACAATCATCTTGGATGTTAAACGGACGCGATTCAAGAAAAGGTGCTGAGACATATTGTGGCAGTAATTCACTTAAGACTGATTTGAAAACCTTTGAAGTTCCAGGGTGTCCTAGTTTTGATAGAAGTGTGGGCTGTGTGCCTCTGAAAAGGTTAATTGAAGACGATAATTATTGCGGCCCAtctaaaaagagaagaaaaagtgaAGAACCCCAGTTTCTGAAAACAGATGAAAGCTTACGTTTCTTGAAGCAAGTTTGGATTTGGGTGAAAAATGGGCACGTCCAGTTAGATGTAGTTTTATTGGGTGATGTTCTCTCGCTTTTGCCAGAATGTATTGAAGAGGTTGTAATATCTTGGGTCAGAGAGGAGCTTAGCAGCTGTGGAAGAAGAAATACTTGTGGTAATTTAAGCAATAGCCTGTCTGCTAAAACTGTGGAGGTCAGAGATGTGAATCCCTGTGATGATGACATTCTCCATTCCCTTAGCATTTTGCAAGAGTCTCCCATACTTGTAGCTGCAATTGCATCTTCGCCAAGACTTTTCCAGCAAATATCATCCATTCTGAATCAGTTACTGATTCAAGCTTCAG AATGTTCCTGCAGTTTGGCACCGTTGCTGTCACTAAGCAAGGCATTGGCTCACGAAACTGCTAAAGGAAGAGCAGAATTTTATCCATTGCAAATTCAGCCACTTATCCTCTTGCTAAATGAAGATCCCAATGGTTTGGCAAACTATGGCTATGGAGAGACTATCTCCAGTCATATCACGGACATGTTTAAGAATCTGCCTACTGAGATCATGATTGCAGTCTTATCTCATTTTCCCAGTTGGTTACCATTCTTGAACTTCGCATCATTACTTTGA
- the LOC124166659 gene encoding uncharacterized protein LOC124166659 isoform X7: protein MKCEILSGKMGERTLRNSNNISREQEISITEENFAEVASKKIIRILTSASNDSVRAWALKFLRKASMGFSTSDHEPWMESLSAVESSRIILSNCDLANQNLESAYPSMTSALPLILNHPLQFNPFVAAVTCLLTKQIEESQQSSWMLNGRDSRKGAETYCGSNSLKTDLKTFEVPGCPSFDRSVGCVPLKRLIEDDNYCGPSKKRRKSEEPQFLKTDESLRFLKQVWIWVKNGHVQLDVVLLGDVLSLLPECIEEVVISWVREELSSCGRRNTCGNLSNSLSAKTVEVRDVNPCDDDILHSLSILQESPILVAAIASSPRLFQQISSILNQLLIQASVSHSKPEV, encoded by the exons atgaaatgtgaaattcTCAGCGGGAAGATGGGGGAGCGAACCCTTCGAAACTCAAACAACATTAGTAGAGAA CAGGAGATCAGTATAACGGAGGAAAATTTTGCAGAAGTTGCTTCTAAGAAAATCATTCGAATACTTACGTCCGCCAGCAATGACAGTGTTCGTGCTTGGGCTCTG AAGTTTCTTCGGAAAGCTTCCATGGGATTTTCAACCAGTGACCATGAACCGTGGATGGAGTCATTAAGCGCAGTTGAATCATCTAGAATCATTCTTTCAAATTGCGACCTTGCAAATCAGAATCTTGAATCGGCCTATCCATCCATGACATCAGCGTTGCCACTTATCTTAAATCATCCTCTTCAATTCAACCCATTCGTCGCAGCAGTGACATGTTTGTTAACAAAGCAAATCGAGGAATCTCAACAATCATCTTGGATGTTAAACGGACGCGATTCAAGAAAAGGTGCTGAGACATATTGTGGCAGTAATTCACTTAAGACTGATTTGAAAACCTTTGAAGTTCCAGGGTGTCCTAGTTTTGATAGAAGTGTGGGCTGTGTGCCTCTGAAAAGGTTAATTGAAGACGATAATTATTGCGGCCCAtctaaaaagagaagaaaaagtgaAGAACCCCAGTTTCTGAAAACAGATGAAAGCTTACGTTTCTTGAAGCAAGTTTGGATTTGGGTGAAAAATGGGCACGTCCAGTTAGATGTAGTTTTATTGGGTGATGTTCTCTCGCTTTTGCCAGAATGTATTGAAGAGGTTGTAATATCTTGGGTCAGAGAGGAGCTTAGCAGCTGTGGAAGAAGAAATACTTGTGGTAATTTAAGCAATAGCCTGTCTGCTAAAACTGTGGAGGTCAGAGATGTGAATCCCTGTGATGATGACATTCTCCATTCCCTTAGCATTTTGCAAGAGTCTCCCATACTTGTAGCTGCAATTGCATCTTCGCCAAGACTTTTCCAGCAAATATCATCCATTCTGAATCAGTTACTGATTCAAGCTTCAG TTTCCCATTCAAAACCAGAAGTGTAG
- the LOC124166659 gene encoding uncharacterized protein LOC124166659 isoform X2 yields the protein MLLKVVWMSQIQEISITEENFAEVASKKIIRILTSASNDSVRAWALKFLRKASMGFSTSDHEPWMESLSAVESSRIILSNCDLANQNLESAYPSMTSALPLILNHPLQFNPFVAAVTCLLTKQIEESQQSSWMLNGRDSRKGAETYCGSNSLKTDLKTFEVPGCPSFDRSVGCVPLKRLIEDDNYCGPSKKRRKSEEPQFLKTDESLRFLKQVWIWVKNGHVQLDVVLLGDVLSLLPECIEEVVISWVREELSSCGRRNTCGNLSNSLSAKTVEVRDVNPCDDDILHSLSILQESPILVAAIASSPRLFQQISSILNQLLIQASECSCSLAPLLSLSKALAHETAKGRAEFYPLQIQPLILLLNEDPNGLANYGYGETISSHITDMFKNLPTEIMIAVLSHFPSWLPFLNFASLL from the exons ATGTTACTCAAAGTGGTATGGATGAGCCAAATT CAGGAGATCAGTATAACGGAGGAAAATTTTGCAGAAGTTGCTTCTAAGAAAATCATTCGAATACTTACGTCCGCCAGCAATGACAGTGTTCGTGCTTGGGCTCTG AAGTTTCTTCGGAAAGCTTCCATGGGATTTTCAACCAGTGACCATGAACCGTGGATGGAGTCATTAAGCGCAGTTGAATCATCTAGAATCATTCTTTCAAATTGCGACCTTGCAAATCAGAATCTTGAATCGGCCTATCCATCCATGACATCAGCGTTGCCACTTATCTTAAATCATCCTCTTCAATTCAACCCATTCGTCGCAGCAGTGACATGTTTGTTAACAAAGCAAATCGAGGAATCTCAACAATCATCTTGGATGTTAAACGGACGCGATTCAAGAAAAGGTGCTGAGACATATTGTGGCAGTAATTCACTTAAGACTGATTTGAAAACCTTTGAAGTTCCAGGGTGTCCTAGTTTTGATAGAAGTGTGGGCTGTGTGCCTCTGAAAAGGTTAATTGAAGACGATAATTATTGCGGCCCAtctaaaaagagaagaaaaagtgaAGAACCCCAGTTTCTGAAAACAGATGAAAGCTTACGTTTCTTGAAGCAAGTTTGGATTTGGGTGAAAAATGGGCACGTCCAGTTAGATGTAGTTTTATTGGGTGATGTTCTCTCGCTTTTGCCAGAATGTATTGAAGAGGTTGTAATATCTTGGGTCAGAGAGGAGCTTAGCAGCTGTGGAAGAAGAAATACTTGTGGTAATTTAAGCAATAGCCTGTCTGCTAAAACTGTGGAGGTCAGAGATGTGAATCCCTGTGATGATGACATTCTCCATTCCCTTAGCATTTTGCAAGAGTCTCCCATACTTGTAGCTGCAATTGCATCTTCGCCAAGACTTTTCCAGCAAATATCATCCATTCTGAATCAGTTACTGATTCAAGCTTCAG AATGTTCCTGCAGTTTGGCACCGTTGCTGTCACTAAGCAAGGCATTGGCTCACGAAACTGCTAAAGGAAGAGCAGAATTTTATCCATTGCAAATTCAGCCACTTATCCTCTTGCTAAATGAAGATCCCAATGGTTTGGCAAACTATGGCTATGGAGAGACTATCTCCAGTCATATCACGGACATGTTTAAGAATCTGCCTACTGAGATCATGATTGCAGTCTTATCTCATTTTCCCAGTTGGTTACCATTCTTGAACTTCGCATCATTACTTTGA
- the LOC124166659 gene encoding uncharacterized protein LOC124166659 isoform X3: protein MLLKVVWMSQIEISITEENFAEVASKKIIRILTSASNDSVRAWALKFLRKASMGFSTSDHEPWMESLSAVESSRIILSNCDLANQNLESAYPSMTSALPLILNHPLQFNPFVAAVTCLLTKQIEESQQSSWMLNGRDSRKGAETYCGSNSLKTDLKTFEVPGCPSFDRSVGCVPLKRLIEDDNYCGPSKKRRKSEEPQFLKTDESLRFLKQVWIWVKNGHVQLDVVLLGDVLSLLPECIEEVVISWVREELSSCGRRNTCGNLSNSLSAKTVEVRDVNPCDDDILHSLSILQESPILVAAIASSPRLFQQISSILNQLLIQASECSCSLAPLLSLSKALAHETAKGRAEFYPLQIQPLILLLNEDPNGLANYGYGETISSHITDMFKNLPTEIMIAVLSHFPSWLPFLNFASLL from the exons ATGTTACTCAAAGTGGTATGGATGAGCCAAATT GAGATCAGTATAACGGAGGAAAATTTTGCAGAAGTTGCTTCTAAGAAAATCATTCGAATACTTACGTCCGCCAGCAATGACAGTGTTCGTGCTTGGGCTCTG AAGTTTCTTCGGAAAGCTTCCATGGGATTTTCAACCAGTGACCATGAACCGTGGATGGAGTCATTAAGCGCAGTTGAATCATCTAGAATCATTCTTTCAAATTGCGACCTTGCAAATCAGAATCTTGAATCGGCCTATCCATCCATGACATCAGCGTTGCCACTTATCTTAAATCATCCTCTTCAATTCAACCCATTCGTCGCAGCAGTGACATGTTTGTTAACAAAGCAAATCGAGGAATCTCAACAATCATCTTGGATGTTAAACGGACGCGATTCAAGAAAAGGTGCTGAGACATATTGTGGCAGTAATTCACTTAAGACTGATTTGAAAACCTTTGAAGTTCCAGGGTGTCCTAGTTTTGATAGAAGTGTGGGCTGTGTGCCTCTGAAAAGGTTAATTGAAGACGATAATTATTGCGGCCCAtctaaaaagagaagaaaaagtgaAGAACCCCAGTTTCTGAAAACAGATGAAAGCTTACGTTTCTTGAAGCAAGTTTGGATTTGGGTGAAAAATGGGCACGTCCAGTTAGATGTAGTTTTATTGGGTGATGTTCTCTCGCTTTTGCCAGAATGTATTGAAGAGGTTGTAATATCTTGGGTCAGAGAGGAGCTTAGCAGCTGTGGAAGAAGAAATACTTGTGGTAATTTAAGCAATAGCCTGTCTGCTAAAACTGTGGAGGTCAGAGATGTGAATCCCTGTGATGATGACATTCTCCATTCCCTTAGCATTTTGCAAGAGTCTCCCATACTTGTAGCTGCAATTGCATCTTCGCCAAGACTTTTCCAGCAAATATCATCCATTCTGAATCAGTTACTGATTCAAGCTTCAG AATGTTCCTGCAGTTTGGCACCGTTGCTGTCACTAAGCAAGGCATTGGCTCACGAAACTGCTAAAGGAAGAGCAGAATTTTATCCATTGCAAATTCAGCCACTTATCCTCTTGCTAAATGAAGATCCCAATGGTTTGGCAAACTATGGCTATGGAGAGACTATCTCCAGTCATATCACGGACATGTTTAAGAATCTGCCTACTGAGATCATGATTGCAGTCTTATCTCATTTTCCCAGTTGGTTACCATTCTTGAACTTCGCATCATTACTTTGA
- the LOC124166659 gene encoding uncharacterized protein LOC124166659 isoform X6, which yields MLLKVQEISITEENFAEVASKKIIRILTSASNDSVRAWALKFLRKASMGFSTSDHEPWMESLSAVESSRIILSNCDLANQNLESAYPSMTSALPLILNHPLQFNPFVAAVTCLLTKQIEESQQSSWMLNGRDSRKGAETYCGSNSLKTDLKTFEVPGCPSFDRSVGCVPLKRLIEDDNYCGPSKKRRKSEEPQFLKTDESLRFLKQVWIWVKNGHVQLDVVLLGDVLSLLPECIEEVVISWVREELSSCGRRNTCGNLSNSLSAKTVEVRDVNPCDDDILHSLSILQESPILVAAIASSPRLFQQISSILNQLLIQASECSCSLAPLLSLSKALAHETAKGRAEFYPLQIQPLILLLNEDPNGLANYGYGETISSHITDMFKNLPTEIMIAVLSHFPSWLPFLNFASLL from the exons ATGTTACTCAAAGTG CAGGAGATCAGTATAACGGAGGAAAATTTTGCAGAAGTTGCTTCTAAGAAAATCATTCGAATACTTACGTCCGCCAGCAATGACAGTGTTCGTGCTTGGGCTCTG AAGTTTCTTCGGAAAGCTTCCATGGGATTTTCAACCAGTGACCATGAACCGTGGATGGAGTCATTAAGCGCAGTTGAATCATCTAGAATCATTCTTTCAAATTGCGACCTTGCAAATCAGAATCTTGAATCGGCCTATCCATCCATGACATCAGCGTTGCCACTTATCTTAAATCATCCTCTTCAATTCAACCCATTCGTCGCAGCAGTGACATGTTTGTTAACAAAGCAAATCGAGGAATCTCAACAATCATCTTGGATGTTAAACGGACGCGATTCAAGAAAAGGTGCTGAGACATATTGTGGCAGTAATTCACTTAAGACTGATTTGAAAACCTTTGAAGTTCCAGGGTGTCCTAGTTTTGATAGAAGTGTGGGCTGTGTGCCTCTGAAAAGGTTAATTGAAGACGATAATTATTGCGGCCCAtctaaaaagagaagaaaaagtgaAGAACCCCAGTTTCTGAAAACAGATGAAAGCTTACGTTTCTTGAAGCAAGTTTGGATTTGGGTGAAAAATGGGCACGTCCAGTTAGATGTAGTTTTATTGGGTGATGTTCTCTCGCTTTTGCCAGAATGTATTGAAGAGGTTGTAATATCTTGGGTCAGAGAGGAGCTTAGCAGCTGTGGAAGAAGAAATACTTGTGGTAATTTAAGCAATAGCCTGTCTGCTAAAACTGTGGAGGTCAGAGATGTGAATCCCTGTGATGATGACATTCTCCATTCCCTTAGCATTTTGCAAGAGTCTCCCATACTTGTAGCTGCAATTGCATCTTCGCCAAGACTTTTCCAGCAAATATCATCCATTCTGAATCAGTTACTGATTCAAGCTTCAG AATGTTCCTGCAGTTTGGCACCGTTGCTGTCACTAAGCAAGGCATTGGCTCACGAAACTGCTAAAGGAAGAGCAGAATTTTATCCATTGCAAATTCAGCCACTTATCCTCTTGCTAAATGAAGATCCCAATGGTTTGGCAAACTATGGCTATGGAGAGACTATCTCCAGTCATATCACGGACATGTTTAAGAATCTGCCTACTGAGATCATGATTGCAGTCTTATCTCATTTTCCCAGTTGGTTACCATTCTTGAACTTCGCATCATTACTTTGA
- the LOC124166659 gene encoding uncharacterized protein LOC124166659 isoform X4: protein MDEPNCNQEISITEENFAEVASKKIIRILTSASNDSVRAWALKFLRKASMGFSTSDHEPWMESLSAVESSRIILSNCDLANQNLESAYPSMTSALPLILNHPLQFNPFVAAVTCLLTKQIEESQQSSWMLNGRDSRKGAETYCGSNSLKTDLKTFEVPGCPSFDRSVGCVPLKRLIEDDNYCGPSKKRRKSEEPQFLKTDESLRFLKQVWIWVKNGHVQLDVVLLGDVLSLLPECIEEVVISWVREELSSCGRRNTCGNLSNSLSAKTVEVRDVNPCDDDILHSLSILQESPILVAAIASSPRLFQQISSILNQLLIQASECSCSLAPLLSLSKALAHETAKGRAEFYPLQIQPLILLLNEDPNGLANYGYGETISSHITDMFKNLPTEIMIAVLSHFPSWLPFLNFASLL, encoded by the exons ATGGATGAGCCAAATTGTAAT CAGGAGATCAGTATAACGGAGGAAAATTTTGCAGAAGTTGCTTCTAAGAAAATCATTCGAATACTTACGTCCGCCAGCAATGACAGTGTTCGTGCTTGGGCTCTG AAGTTTCTTCGGAAAGCTTCCATGGGATTTTCAACCAGTGACCATGAACCGTGGATGGAGTCATTAAGCGCAGTTGAATCATCTAGAATCATTCTTTCAAATTGCGACCTTGCAAATCAGAATCTTGAATCGGCCTATCCATCCATGACATCAGCGTTGCCACTTATCTTAAATCATCCTCTTCAATTCAACCCATTCGTCGCAGCAGTGACATGTTTGTTAACAAAGCAAATCGAGGAATCTCAACAATCATCTTGGATGTTAAACGGACGCGATTCAAGAAAAGGTGCTGAGACATATTGTGGCAGTAATTCACTTAAGACTGATTTGAAAACCTTTGAAGTTCCAGGGTGTCCTAGTTTTGATAGAAGTGTGGGCTGTGTGCCTCTGAAAAGGTTAATTGAAGACGATAATTATTGCGGCCCAtctaaaaagagaagaaaaagtgaAGAACCCCAGTTTCTGAAAACAGATGAAAGCTTACGTTTCTTGAAGCAAGTTTGGATTTGGGTGAAAAATGGGCACGTCCAGTTAGATGTAGTTTTATTGGGTGATGTTCTCTCGCTTTTGCCAGAATGTATTGAAGAGGTTGTAATATCTTGGGTCAGAGAGGAGCTTAGCAGCTGTGGAAGAAGAAATACTTGTGGTAATTTAAGCAATAGCCTGTCTGCTAAAACTGTGGAGGTCAGAGATGTGAATCCCTGTGATGATGACATTCTCCATTCCCTTAGCATTTTGCAAGAGTCTCCCATACTTGTAGCTGCAATTGCATCTTCGCCAAGACTTTTCCAGCAAATATCATCCATTCTGAATCAGTTACTGATTCAAGCTTCAG AATGTTCCTGCAGTTTGGCACCGTTGCTGTCACTAAGCAAGGCATTGGCTCACGAAACTGCTAAAGGAAGAGCAGAATTTTATCCATTGCAAATTCAGCCACTTATCCTCTTGCTAAATGAAGATCCCAATGGTTTGGCAAACTATGGCTATGGAGAGACTATCTCCAGTCATATCACGGACATGTTTAAGAATCTGCCTACTGAGATCATGATTGCAGTCTTATCTCATTTTCCCAGTTGGTTACCATTCTTGAACTTCGCATCATTACTTTGA
- the LOC124166659 gene encoding uncharacterized protein LOC124166659 isoform X5 — translation MDEPNCNEISITEENFAEVASKKIIRILTSASNDSVRAWALKFLRKASMGFSTSDHEPWMESLSAVESSRIILSNCDLANQNLESAYPSMTSALPLILNHPLQFNPFVAAVTCLLTKQIEESQQSSWMLNGRDSRKGAETYCGSNSLKTDLKTFEVPGCPSFDRSVGCVPLKRLIEDDNYCGPSKKRRKSEEPQFLKTDESLRFLKQVWIWVKNGHVQLDVVLLGDVLSLLPECIEEVVISWVREELSSCGRRNTCGNLSNSLSAKTVEVRDVNPCDDDILHSLSILQESPILVAAIASSPRLFQQISSILNQLLIQASECSCSLAPLLSLSKALAHETAKGRAEFYPLQIQPLILLLNEDPNGLANYGYGETISSHITDMFKNLPTEIMIAVLSHFPSWLPFLNFASLL, via the exons ATGGATGAGCCAAATTGTAAT GAGATCAGTATAACGGAGGAAAATTTTGCAGAAGTTGCTTCTAAGAAAATCATTCGAATACTTACGTCCGCCAGCAATGACAGTGTTCGTGCTTGGGCTCTG AAGTTTCTTCGGAAAGCTTCCATGGGATTTTCAACCAGTGACCATGAACCGTGGATGGAGTCATTAAGCGCAGTTGAATCATCTAGAATCATTCTTTCAAATTGCGACCTTGCAAATCAGAATCTTGAATCGGCCTATCCATCCATGACATCAGCGTTGCCACTTATCTTAAATCATCCTCTTCAATTCAACCCATTCGTCGCAGCAGTGACATGTTTGTTAACAAAGCAAATCGAGGAATCTCAACAATCATCTTGGATGTTAAACGGACGCGATTCAAGAAAAGGTGCTGAGACATATTGTGGCAGTAATTCACTTAAGACTGATTTGAAAACCTTTGAAGTTCCAGGGTGTCCTAGTTTTGATAGAAGTGTGGGCTGTGTGCCTCTGAAAAGGTTAATTGAAGACGATAATTATTGCGGCCCAtctaaaaagagaagaaaaagtgaAGAACCCCAGTTTCTGAAAACAGATGAAAGCTTACGTTTCTTGAAGCAAGTTTGGATTTGGGTGAAAAATGGGCACGTCCAGTTAGATGTAGTTTTATTGGGTGATGTTCTCTCGCTTTTGCCAGAATGTATTGAAGAGGTTGTAATATCTTGGGTCAGAGAGGAGCTTAGCAGCTGTGGAAGAAGAAATACTTGTGGTAATTTAAGCAATAGCCTGTCTGCTAAAACTGTGGAGGTCAGAGATGTGAATCCCTGTGATGATGACATTCTCCATTCCCTTAGCATTTTGCAAGAGTCTCCCATACTTGTAGCTGCAATTGCATCTTCGCCAAGACTTTTCCAGCAAATATCATCCATTCTGAATCAGTTACTGATTCAAGCTTCAG AATGTTCCTGCAGTTTGGCACCGTTGCTGTCACTAAGCAAGGCATTGGCTCACGAAACTGCTAAAGGAAGAGCAGAATTTTATCCATTGCAAATTCAGCCACTTATCCTCTTGCTAAATGAAGATCCCAATGGTTTGGCAAACTATGGCTATGGAGAGACTATCTCCAGTCATATCACGGACATGTTTAAGAATCTGCCTACTGAGATCATGATTGCAGTCTTATCTCATTTTCCCAGTTGGTTACCATTCTTGAACTTCGCATCATTACTTTGA